The genomic DNA CACCGGGCTACCGCGCCTTCGACAGCATGACGCGGATGACCTCGCCCTATGTTTACGGGCCGATGCTGCGCAATCCGCTGTCACGGATTCTGGGCGATCTGCGGTTCGAACATGTCTGCAGCGACGCAGGCCCCCGCCTGTTCGTGGGGGCGACCAACGTGCGGACCGGCAAGATCCGCGTCTTTTCCGGGACCGAGATTACGGACGACGCGCTGCTGGCCTCGGCCTGTCTGCCGACGCTGTTTCAGGCGGTCGAAATCCATGACCCCGTGACCGGCCGGATGGAGGCGTTCTGGGACGGTGGCTATACCGGCAACCCCGCACTTTTTCCTTTGTTCGAAAGGGATTTGCCTGACGACATCCTGATCGTCGGGATCAATCCCATCGTCCGCGACGACCTGCCGAAAACGCCCGAGGCCATCGCCAACCGGATCAACGAGATCGGGTTCAACACATCGCTGTTGCGCGAATTGCGGGCGGTCGAGTTCGTGCGCCGCCTGCTGGACGATCACAAGATTACGCCCGGCACGATGAAACGCGTGCTGATCCACATGGTTGACGACGATGCGCTGATGAACGAGCTGAACGTGGCGACCAAGACGATTCCGGTGCCGATCATCCTCGCGCGGCTGAAAGCGGCGGGGCGCGCGGCGATGGATGCGTTTCTGGTGGATCACAAGGCCGATCTGGGCAAGCGCGACAGCGTCGACCTGCGGGCGATGTTCAGCTGAGCAGCTTGACCGCCAGCGCCCACATCACCAGCCCGATTCCCGTATCCAGCACCCGCCACGCCCGCGCCGATTGCATGACTGGCCCCAGCAAACGGGCGCCGTAGCCGAGGCTGAAGAAGAAGACGAAAGAGGCGAGGACAGCGCCGGCCCCGAAGGCGGTCTTCAGCGCCGACCCATGGAAATCCGTCGAAATCGCACCGATCAGGCCCAGTGTGTCCAGATAGACATGCGGATTCAGCCAGGTAAAGGCGGCGGCGGTGGCCAGCGTCGGCCACAGTGCCCGGGTCTGACCGCCCAATTGCAACGCGTAATCCCCGCGCCAGGCCGCGATCAGACGTTGCAACCCATAGACCGCAAGGAACGCGGCCCCTGCCAGCGCCATGACGCGCGGCAGGTCAGGCCACAGGGCGACGATGGCGCCAAAACCCAGCACGCCCGCGGCGATCAGCACCGCGTCGGAGGCGGCACAGAACAGGCACAGCCAGAACACATGCGCCTGCGCCAGTCCCTGCCGCAAGACAAAGGCATTCTGCGCGCCGATGGCGAGGATCAGGGAAAACCCCGTCGCAAATCCGGTCAGCGCCGCCGCGATCACGCGGTCACGGGCGGCAGTTTCGGATCCTTGGGATTGGGATAGACGAGGCCCGCCGAAATCACGAGTTTCGCCGCATCCTCCACGCTCATGTCGAGGATGATGACCTTGGACCGGGGCAGGAACAGCAGAAAGCCCGATGTGGGGTTTGGCGTCGTAGGCAGGAACACGGTCGCGATCTCCTCGTCGCCCGGCAGCTTGGCCGCGATCTCTCCCTTTGCGGCGGTCGAGATGAAGGCGATCGCCCAGATCCCCTCCTTTGGATATTCGACAAGGCAGGCATGATCGAAGGAGGTGTCGCGCTGGCTGAACACCGTCTCGGCGATCTGCTTCACGCCGTTGTAGATGCTGCGCACGACGGGGGTGCGGTCGACCAGGTGTTCGCCGAACCGGATGATGGCACGCCCGATGAACCCCTTGCCCAGCCAGCCGACGATCACGGTAAAGACGAGGAAGATCACGACGCCGATGCCGCGCACGTTGACGGCGATGGGCGGGCCGCCGTCGGTGCCGAACCAGCGGTTGACCAGCGCGTCGGGGCGAAAACGGCCCGGGACGAAGGGCCAGACCCAGCCGTCGATCCAGCCCACGACCGTATAAATTAGCCAGAAGGTCAGCCCGATGGGCGCGATGATGATCAGACCGGCCAGAAAATTGCTACGCAGCCGCCCGATCAGGCTGGGGCGGCGCGGGCGCTTGTGGTCGTCGGGATGGGGGTCGAGGCTCATGAACGGGTCCGTGCGAAGATGCCGCACAGATAGGCGGCGGCGTGCCGCTTCACAAGCGCGGGCGGCACGCTGGGGGCCTTAACCGGCAGCGGTGCCCATTTCGATGGCAATCGCGGCGGCCAGACGTGCGTTGTTGCGCACGAGCGCGATGTTGGCGGTCAGGGACCGGCCGTCGGTCAGGGTAAAGATGCGGTCCAGCAGAAAGGGGGTCACGGCCTTGGCGCTGATCCCCTGCGCCTCTGCATCCACAAGGGCCTGCGCGATCATCCGTGACAGGTCGTCGGCCGGGATCTCGTCCGCCTGCGGGATCGGGTTGCAGACCAGTTGCCCGCCGGGCAAGCCCATCACGTTGCGCACGATCTGCGCCGTGGCGATGTCGCGGGCGGTGTCCATGCGCAGGGGCGCTGCCATGCCGCTGTCGCGCGACCAGAAGGCGGGCAGGGTGTCCTGACCGTAGGCGATGACGGGAACGCCAAGGGTTTCAAGCACTTCGTAGGTCTTGTTCAGGTCAAGGATCGCCTTTGCGCCCGCAGCCACAACCGTCACCGGCGTCTGTGCCAACTCGTGCAGGTCGGCGCTGATGTCGAATGACAGCTCCGCCCCGCGGTGGACGCCGCCGATGCCACCCGTGGCAAAGACAGCGATGCCCGCCAGATGCGCGGCAATCATCGTGGCCGCGACTGTCGTGGCCCCGGTGCCGCCGATGGCGATGCAGGCGGCGATATCTGCGCGGGACAGCTTGGCGACGTGTTCTGCCTGACCAAGGGCGGTCAACTCTTCCTCTTCCAGACCGATATGCAGCATGCCGTCGATCACGGCGATGGTCGCGGGTGTCGCACCAGCGTCACGCACGTCCTGTTCGACCAGCCGCGCCGTTTCCACGTTCTGCGGATAGGGCATGCCGTGTGTGATGATGGTGCTTTCCAGCGCCACGATGGCGGTGCCCGCGTCTAGTGCGCTCTGCACCTCGGCGCTGTAGGTCATGGGGATCATAGGGGAGTCTCTCCGGATACGTAGGTGGCGGCGGCGTCGAGGGCGCGCGCGAGGGCGGCGGGACGATCAAAGCCCTGCCGTTCGGACGCGATATGCGCGGCCATGAAGGTGTCGCCGGCACCAGTCACGCGGGTGACGAGGACCTGTGGCGGTTGGGCGGTGATGACGTCGCCTGCGGTGCCCTCTGACGCGGCGCGGCCACCGTCGGTGACTAGCACCCGGTGCGCCCCGCGCTTTAACAGTGCAGCACAAGCAGTTGCACTATCAGCGAAATGCGACTGGCAGAGCAGTCCGGCTTCTTCGAGGTTCACGTAAAGCGTGGCAGAGGGGTGACCCTGCAAGGCCAGCAACCGCTCCGCCTTGCCGGGGGACGCGGGGGCCACACGCAGGTCAGCGCGCGCAAACAGCGGCGAGGTGGCGATGCTGCGCAGCAGATCCTCTGTCAGGTTGCCGTCAAGGGCGACGCACCCGTCATAGGGGGCGTCAGTCGATCCCAGCCGTCCGTCCGACAGGGGCCGCAGGATTTTGTCGCCCGCAGCCTCCAGCGAATGGGCGTCGGCGATGGCGGCGATCAGGCCGTTCGCGGCCTCGATCGCCATGTAGACGTCCGTCGGCAGATCGTCAGAGCGGTAGATGTGGTCGCAGATCAGGCCCATGGCCTGCGCCTCGGCCACCAGCGCCTCGCCGTCCGTGTCGCGTCCAATGACGGTCAGCAGGGCAGGAGTCAGGCCAAAGCGTTTAAGCGTCATGGCGATGTTCATCGCGACACCGCCGGGCAGGCGCGTGATGCGCCCGGGCACGTCCGCACCCGCCCGCATGTGGCTGGCGGTGCGGCCGATCACGTCCCACAGGACGGAGCCGATGCAGATGATGTCAGGCGCGGCACTCATGCCGCTCTTTAAGCGCGGCGCGGCGTCCTGTGCAAGGTGTCAGCCTGGCACGGCCCAGGTCATGTTCGCCCACAGCGTTTCCCACAGCGCGCCTGTCTCTTCGGCGAGGGCCGCTTCGGGTTCACGGATCACGACGGCGTCGGCCATGTACATGTAGCCCGGCTTGACGGGCACCGTGACCATGCCCTGGTCGTCTGTCGTCAGGAAGGTCTGCGTGATCTCGCCTGCGGGGCTGTAGTCATAGACTTCGAACCGGACGTTGGCGCGTGGGCTGTCGCCGTACCACAGCTGGAATTTCATGCCGTCCTTCATGTCGTCGGTATAGGGATTGGTCAGGGCGACGATTTCCGTCTCCAGCCCGGTGCGCTGATCCTGTCCGGCGCCGTCACCCACCGCGACCAGCGCCTTGGAGTAGCGGGAGTAAACCTCGCGAAAGGCTTCTTCCGGAAAGCCGCGTGCGCGGTGCTTGTCCAGAATGCCCGGGAAATCCTTGTGTTCGGTGAACCGCACGAAGGTGTCCCAGTCCTTGTAATCGACGGTGGCGTTCTGGGCCTGATAGGCCAGCACGTTCAGCCCCGGCTGGGTGGCCTGCATCGTGACAGCGGGCAGGTCGCCGGTCCGGCCCTCGACCGGGGTCGGTGTGCCGTTCACGTAATCGTCGAACCGCGCGATCCGCTGCGGTAAAAACGGCAGGCTTTGCCCGGTATAGTCCGACCCGTTGACAATCCGCACGATCAACGTAGCGTCCGGCTCCACAGAGTAATCCACGGGTTGCAGCCAGAATTCATGGGCGCTGACGGGGGATGCCAGCAGGGCCAAGGCAAGGGTAAGACGACGCA from Loktanella sp. M215 includes the following:
- a CDS encoding patatin-like phospholipase family protein; the encoded protein is MIRINLGLQGGGAHGAFTWGVLDRLLDEDDIEIAAISGTSAGAMNAAAFKAGLVSGGRTGARETLDWFWEQVGAVNAPVLQDWFAALAPSIKGWAAALELSPGYRAFDSMTRMTSPYVYGPMLRNPLSRILGDLRFEHVCSDAGPRLFVGATNVRTGKIRVFSGTEITDDALLASACLPTLFQAVEIHDPVTGRMEAFWDGGYTGNPALFPLFERDLPDDILIVGINPIVRDDLPKTPEAIANRINEIGFNTSLLRELRAVEFVRRLLDDHKITPGTMKRVLIHMVDDDALMNELNVATKTIPVPIILARLKAAGRAAMDAFLVDHKADLGKRDSVDLRAMFS
- a CDS encoding pseudouridine-5'-phosphate glycosidase; the protein is MIPMTYSAEVQSALDAGTAIVALESTIITHGMPYPQNVETARLVEQDVRDAGATPATIAVIDGMLHIGLEEEELTALGQAEHVAKLSRADIAACIAIGGTGATTVAATMIAAHLAGIAVFATGGIGGVHRGAELSFDISADLHELAQTPVTVVAAGAKAILDLNKTYEVLETLGVPVIAYGQDTLPAFWSRDSGMAAPLRMDTARDIATAQIVRNVMGLPGGQLVCNPIPQADEIPADDLSRMIAQALVDAEAQGISAKAVTPFLLDRIFTLTDGRSLTANIALVRNNARLAAAIAIEMGTAAG
- a CDS encoding DUF4198 domain-containing protein; translation: MRRLTLALALLASPVSAHEFWLQPVDYSVEPDATLIVRIVNGSDYTGQSLPFLPQRIARFDDYVNGTPTPVEGRTGDLPAVTMQATQPGLNVLAYQAQNATVDYKDWDTFVRFTEHKDFPGILDKHRARGFPEEAFREVYSRYSKALVAVGDGAGQDQRTGLETEIVALTNPYTDDMKDGMKFQLWYGDSPRANVRFEVYDYSPAGEITQTFLTTDDQGMVTVPVKPGYMYMADAVVIREPEAALAEETGALWETLWANMTWAVPG
- a CDS encoding PfkB family carbohydrate kinase, translated to MSAAPDIICIGSVLWDVIGRTASHMRAGADVPGRITRLPGGVAMNIAMTLKRFGLTPALLTVIGRDTDGEALVAEAQAMGLICDHIYRSDDLPTDVYMAIEAANGLIAAIADAHSLEAAGDKILRPLSDGRLGSTDAPYDGCVALDGNLTEDLLRSIATSPLFARADLRVAPASPGKAERLLALQGHPSATLYVNLEEAGLLCQSHFADSATACAALLKRGAHRVLVTDGGRAASEGTAGDVITAQPPQVLVTRVTGAGDTFMAAHIASERQGFDRPAALARALDAAATYVSGETPL
- a CDS encoding LysE/ArgO family amino acid transporter, whose amino-acid sequence is MIAAALTGFATGFSLILAIGAQNAFVLRQGLAQAHVFWLCLFCAASDAVLIAAGVLGFGAIVALWPDLPRVMALAGAAFLAVYGLQRLIAAWRGDYALQLGGQTRALWPTLATAAAFTWLNPHVYLDTLGLIGAISTDFHGSALKTAFGAGAVLASFVFFFSLGYGARLLGPVMQSARAWRVLDTGIGLVMWALAVKLLS
- a CDS encoding DUF502 domain-containing protein, translated to MSLDPHPDDHKRPRRPSLIGRLRSNFLAGLIIIAPIGLTFWLIYTVVGWIDGWVWPFVPGRFRPDALVNRWFGTDGGPPIAVNVRGIGVVIFLVFTVIVGWLGKGFIGRAIIRFGEHLVDRTPVVRSIYNGVKQIAETVFSQRDTSFDHACLVEYPKEGIWAIAFISTAAKGEIAAKLPGDEEIATVFLPTTPNPTSGFLLFLPRSKVIILDMSVEDAAKLVISAGLVYPNPKDPKLPPVTA